A genomic window from Streptomyces mirabilis includes:
- a CDS encoding DUF6299 family protein, translated as MPLRQVIGAATGAALLLLFAPSAVAVSVGALSDPSETVTVDATGHLAADGTVTLSGTYRCLGRTGPVLVSSSVSQGDPRIRYGIGGSAAVCDGAEHRWTNSEKRTPGALAPGAAHVEATLMELSPALGGLPLPLFHAVQQQDITLMEG; from the coding sequence ATGCCCTTGCGCCAGGTCATCGGCGCGGCCACCGGCGCCGCGCTCCTGCTGCTGTTCGCCCCGTCCGCCGTCGCCGTGTCCGTCGGCGCCCTGTCGGACCCGTCCGAGACGGTCACCGTCGACGCGACCGGTCACCTCGCCGCCGACGGAACCGTCACCCTCTCCGGCACCTACCGCTGCCTGGGCCGTACGGGGCCGGTGCTCGTCTCCTCGTCGGTGTCGCAGGGCGACCCCCGGATCCGCTACGGCATCGGCGGCAGCGCGGCGGTCTGCGACGGCGCGGAGCACCGCTGGACCAACTCGGAGAAGCGCACACCCGGCGCCCTCGCACCGGGCGCCGCCCATGTCGAGGCCACCCTGATGGAACTGAGCCCCGCCCTGGGCGGTCTGCCGCTGCCGCTGTTCCACGCGGTGCAGCAGCAGGACATCACCCTCATGGAGGGCTGA
- a CDS encoding DUF5999 family protein, translating into MCSHQTLCPSADSQAPHIVSAHPEQGWSLLCNGAIVFDDSGELLPDGSVVAPHRVFAERLAVAA; encoded by the coding sequence ATGTGTTCCCACCAAACTCTGTGCCCGTCCGCGGACTCCCAGGCTCCGCACATCGTGTCGGCCCACCCCGAGCAGGGCTGGAGCCTGCTGTGCAACGGCGCGATCGTCTTCGACGACAGCGGTGAACTGCTCCCCGACGGCAGCGTGGTCGCTCCGCACCGGGTGTTCGCCGAGCGGCTGGCCGTCGCCGCCTAG
- a CDS encoding helix-turn-helix domain-containing protein, whose product MADDYLVRIGKLIRDARQHRGWTQSQLAEALGTSQSAVNRIERGNQNISLEMIARIGEALDSEIVSLGYAGPMHLRVVGGRRLSGSIDVKTSKNACVALLCATLLNKGRTVLRRVARIEEVYRLLEVLGSIGVRTRWINDGVDLEIVPPSELDMEAIDAEAARRTRSIIMFLGPLLHRMDTFRLPYAGGCDLGTRTIEPHMIALRRFGLDIAATEGLYHAQVDRAVSPGRPIVLTERGDTVTENALLAAARHDGVTVIRNASSNYMVQDLCFFLEALGVRVEGVGTTTLTVHGVPNIDVDVDYSPSEDPVEAMSLLAAAVVTESELTVRRVPIEFLEIELAVLEEMGLDHDRTPEYFADNGRTRLVDLTVRPSKLEAPIDKIHPMPFPGLNIDNVPFFAAIAASAQGKTLIHDWVYDNRAIYLTDLNRLGGRLQLLDPHRVLVEGPTRWRAAEMMCPPALRPAVVVLLAMMAADGTSVLRNVYVINRGYEDLAERLNSIGAQIETFRDI is encoded by the coding sequence ATGGCAGACGACTACCTCGTACGCATCGGCAAGCTCATCCGTGACGCCCGGCAACACCGGGGCTGGACACAGTCGCAGCTCGCCGAGGCACTCGGCACAAGTCAGAGCGCCGTCAATCGCATCGAGCGCGGCAACCAAAACATCAGCCTTGAGATGATCGCTCGAATCGGTGAAGCCCTGGACAGCGAAATCGTCTCTCTGGGCTACGCGGGTCCGATGCATCTGCGCGTGGTCGGCGGACGTCGTCTGTCCGGCTCGATCGATGTCAAGACCAGTAAGAACGCGTGCGTCGCACTGCTGTGCGCGACGCTCCTGAACAAGGGGCGCACGGTGCTGCGCCGGGTGGCCCGGATCGAAGAGGTCTACCGCCTGCTGGAGGTGCTCGGCTCGATCGGCGTCCGCACCCGCTGGATCAACGACGGGGTCGACCTCGAGATCGTGCCCCCGAGCGAGCTGGACATGGAGGCGATCGACGCCGAGGCCGCCCGCCGGACGCGGTCGATCATCATGTTCCTCGGCCCGCTGCTGCACCGTATGGACACCTTCAGGCTGCCGTACGCGGGCGGTTGCGACCTCGGCACCAGGACCATCGAGCCGCACATGATCGCGCTGCGGCGGTTCGGGCTCGACATCGCCGCCACCGAGGGGCTCTACCACGCCCAGGTCGACCGGGCCGTCTCCCCCGGCCGGCCCATCGTGCTGACCGAGCGCGGGGACACCGTCACCGAGAACGCACTGCTCGCCGCCGCCCGCCACGACGGCGTGACCGTCATCCGCAACGCATCCTCCAACTACATGGTCCAGGACCTGTGCTTCTTCCTGGAGGCACTCGGCGTACGGGTGGAGGGCGTCGGCACGACCACGCTCACCGTCCACGGCGTGCCGAACATCGACGTGGACGTGGACTACTCGCCCTCCGAGGACCCGGTCGAGGCGATGAGCCTGCTGGCCGCCGCGGTGGTCACCGAGTCGGAGCTGACGGTACGCCGGGTGCCAATCGAGTTCCTGGAGATCGAGCTCGCGGTACTGGAGGAGATGGGCCTCGACCACGACCGCACGCCGGAGTACTTCGCCGACAACGGCCGTACGCGGCTGGTGGACCTGACCGTACGGCCCTCCAAGCTCGAGGCGCCGATCGACAAGATCCACCCGATGCCGTTCCCGGGCCTGAACATCGACAACGTGCCGTTCTTCGCGGCCATCGCGGCCTCCGCCCAGGGCAAGACCCTCATCCACGACTGGGTCTACGACAACCGGGCCATCTACCTGACCGACCTCAACCGGCTCGGCGGCCGGCTGCAACTCCTCGACCCGCACCGCGTGCTGGTCGAGGGCCCGACCCGCTGGCGCGCCGCTGAGATGATGTGCCCGCCCGCGCTGCGCCCGGCCGTGGTCGTGCTGCTGGCGATGATGGCGGCCGACGGCACGTCCGTGCTGCGCAACGTGTACGTCATCAATCGCGGCTACGAGGACCTCGCCGAGCGGCTCAACTCGATCGGAGCGCAGATCGAGACGTTCCGGGACATCTAG
- the acnA gene encoding aconitate hydratase AcnA — translation MSANSFDARSTLQVGDESYEIFRLDKVEGSARLPYSLKVLLENLLRTEDGANITADHIRSIGNWDSQAQPSQEIQFTPARVIMQDFTGVPCVVDLATMREAVKELGGDPAKINPLAPAELVIDHSVIADKFGTNDAFAQNVELEYGRNRERYQFLRWGQTAFDEFKVVPPGTGIVHQVNIEHLARTVMVRNGQAYPDTLVGTDSHTTMVNGLGVLGWGVGGIEAEAAMLGQPVSMLIPRVVGFKLTGELTPGTTATDLVLTITEMLRKHGVVGKFVEFYGEGVAATSLANRATIGNMSPEFGSTAAIFPIDAETIKYLKLTGRSEQQLALVEAYAKEQGLWLDPAAEPDFSEKLELDLSTVVPSIAGPKRPQDRIVLANAAQQFAQDVRNYVDEDDEAGKESFPASDSPATANGVPTRPTTVTAPDGSTYEIDHGAVTVAAITSCTNTSNPYVMVAAALVAKKAVEKGLTRKPWVKTTLAPGSKVVTDYFDKAGLTPYLDKVGFNLVGYGCTTCIGNSGPLPEEVSKAVNDHDLAVTSVLSGNRNFEGRINPDVKMNYLASPPLVVAYALAGSMKVDITKDALGIDQDGKPVYLADIWPSEAEVNDVVANAIGEDMFNKSYKDVFAGDAQWQALPIPTGNTFEWDPQSTYVRKPPYFEGMAHEPSPVTDIAGARVLAKLGDSVTTDHISPAGAIKADTPAGKYLTEHGVERRDFNSYGSRRGNHEVMIRGTFANIRLRNQIAPGTEGGYTRDFTVEGAPVAFIYDASRNYIEQGTPLVILAGKEYGSGSSRDWAAKGTALLGVKAVIAESYERIHRSNLIGMGVLPLQFPEGATAETLGLTGEETFSFTGVEELNNGTTPRTVKVTTDTGVEFDAVVRIDTPGEADYYRNGGIMQYVLRNLIRK, via the coding sequence GTGTCGGCGAACAGCTTCGACGCCCGCAGCACGCTGCAGGTGGGCGACGAGTCGTACGAGATCTTCCGGCTGGACAAGGTGGAAGGCTCGGCTCGCCTTCCGTACAGCCTGAAGGTGCTGCTGGAGAACCTGCTCCGCACCGAGGACGGCGCGAACATCACCGCCGACCACATCCGGTCGATCGGCAACTGGGACTCCCAGGCGCAGCCCAGCCAGGAGATCCAGTTCACGCCCGCCCGCGTGATCATGCAGGACTTCACCGGCGTGCCCTGTGTCGTCGACCTCGCCACCATGCGTGAGGCCGTCAAGGAGCTCGGCGGAGACCCGGCGAAGATCAACCCGCTGGCCCCGGCCGAGCTGGTCATCGACCACTCCGTCATCGCCGACAAGTTCGGCACCAACGACGCGTTCGCGCAGAACGTCGAGCTGGAGTACGGCCGCAACAGGGAGCGCTACCAGTTCCTGCGCTGGGGCCAGACCGCCTTCGACGAGTTCAAGGTCGTCCCGCCGGGCACCGGCATCGTCCACCAGGTGAACATCGAGCACCTGGCGCGCACGGTCATGGTCCGTAACGGCCAGGCGTACCCCGACACGCTCGTCGGCACCGACTCGCACACCACCATGGTCAACGGCCTCGGTGTGCTCGGCTGGGGCGTCGGCGGCATCGAGGCCGAGGCCGCGATGCTCGGCCAGCCGGTCTCCATGCTCATCCCGCGCGTCGTCGGCTTCAAGCTGACCGGTGAGCTCACCCCCGGCACCACCGCCACCGACCTGGTGCTCACGATCACCGAGATGCTGCGCAAGCACGGCGTCGTCGGCAAGTTCGTCGAGTTCTACGGCGAGGGCGTCGCCGCCACCTCGCTGGCCAACCGCGCCACCATCGGCAACATGTCGCCGGAGTTCGGCTCGACGGCCGCGATCTTCCCGATCGACGCAGAAACGATCAAGTACCTCAAGCTGACCGGCCGCAGCGAGCAGCAGCTCGCGCTCGTCGAGGCGTACGCCAAGGAGCAGGGCCTCTGGCTCGACCCGGCCGCCGAGCCCGACTTCTCCGAGAAGCTGGAGCTGGACCTCTCGACGGTCGTCCCGTCGATCGCCGGCCCGAAGCGCCCGCAGGACCGGATCGTCCTGGCCAACGCCGCGCAGCAGTTCGCACAGGACGTGCGCAACTACGTCGACGAGGACGACGAGGCGGGCAAGGAGTCCTTCCCGGCCTCCGACTCCCCGGCCACCGCCAACGGCGTACCGACCCGTCCGACCACGGTCACCGCCCCCGACGGCTCGACCTACGAGATCGACCACGGCGCGGTGACGGTCGCGGCCATCACCTCCTGCACCAACACCTCGAACCCGTACGTCATGGTCGCCGCCGCGCTGGTGGCCAAGAAGGCGGTCGAGAAGGGCCTGACCCGCAAGCCGTGGGTCAAGACCACCCTCGCCCCGGGCTCCAAGGTCGTCACCGACTACTTCGACAAGGCGGGGCTCACCCCCTACCTCGACAAGGTCGGCTTCAACCTCGTCGGCTACGGCTGCACCACCTGCATCGGCAACTCCGGCCCGCTGCCGGAGGAGGTCTCCAAGGCCGTCAACGACCACGACCTCGCCGTCACCTCGGTCCTCTCCGGCAACCGGAACTTCGAGGGCCGCATCAACCCCGACGTCAAGATGAACTACCTGGCCTCCCCGCCGCTGGTCGTCGCGTACGCGCTCGCGGGCTCCATGAAGGTGGACATCACCAAGGACGCGCTGGGCATCGACCAGGACGGCAAGCCGGTCTACCTGGCCGACATCTGGCCCTCCGAGGCCGAGGTCAACGACGTCGTGGCGAACGCCATCGGCGAGGACATGTTCAACAAGTCCTACAAGGATGTCTTCGCGGGCGACGCCCAGTGGCAGGCGCTGCCGATCCCGACCGGCAACACCTTCGAGTGGGACCCGCAGTCCACCTACGTCCGCAAGCCCCCGTACTTCGAGGGCATGGCGCACGAGCCGTCCCCGGTCACCGACATCGCCGGTGCCCGTGTGCTCGCCAAGCTGGGCGACTCGGTCACCACCGACCACATCTCCCCGGCCGGCGCCATCAAGGCCGACACCCCGGCCGGCAAGTACCTCACCGAGCACGGTGTGGAGCGTCGTGACTTCAACTCCTACGGCTCGCGCCGAGGCAACCACGAGGTCATGATCCGCGGCACGTTCGCCAACATCCGCCTGCGCAACCAGATCGCGCCGGGCACGGAGGGCGGCTACACCCGCGACTTCACCGTCGAGGGCGCGCCCGTCGCGTTCATCTACGACGCCTCGCGCAACTACATCGAGCAGGGCACCCCGCTGGTCATCCTGGCCGGCAAGGAGTACGGCTCCGGCTCGTCCCGCGACTGGGCCGCCAAAGGCACCGCGCTCCTCGGCGTCAAGGCCGTCATCGCCGAGTCGTACGAGCGCATCCACCGCTCCAACCTCATCGGCATGGGCGTCCTGCCGCTCCAGTTCCCGGAGGGCGCCACCGCCGAGACCCTCGGCCTCACCGGCGAGGAGACCTTCTCCTTCACCGGCGTCGAGGAGCTCAACAACGGCACCACCCCGCGCACGGTGAAGGTCACCACCGACACCGGCGTCGAGTTCGACGCGGTCGTCCGCATCGACACCCCCGGCGAGGCGGACTACTACCGCAACGGCGGCATCATGCAGTACGTGCTGCGCAACCTGATCCGCAAGTAG
- a CDS encoding RidA family protein, whose translation MSTERVNPPELSPPTGFSHAVVATGTRVVFLAGQTALDTDGKVVGETLPEQFEKALTNLLTALRAAGGTPADLARVTVYATDVADYRARAPELGRVWRRLAGRNYPAMAVVGAARLWDEQALVELDGFAVLP comes from the coding sequence GTGAGCACCGAGCGCGTCAACCCGCCCGAACTCTCCCCGCCCACCGGCTTCTCGCACGCCGTCGTCGCCACCGGCACCCGCGTGGTCTTCCTGGCGGGCCAGACCGCGCTGGACACGGACGGGAAGGTGGTCGGCGAGACCCTCCCGGAGCAGTTCGAGAAGGCGCTGACCAATCTGCTGACGGCGTTGCGGGCCGCGGGCGGCACCCCGGCCGACCTCGCGCGGGTCACGGTCTATGCCACCGATGTCGCGGACTACCGTGCGCGGGCCCCCGAACTCGGCCGCGTCTGGCGGCGGTTGGCGGGACGGAACTATCCGGCGATGGCCGTCGTCGGCGCCGCCCGCCTCTGGGACGAACAGGCCCTGGTCGAACTCGACGGTTTCGCGGTGCTGCCCTAG
- a CDS encoding helix-turn-helix transcriptional regulator, which translates to MASTEFGRTVRRWRDRVSPEAAGLPVGGHRRAAGLRREELALLAGISVDYVTRLEQGRASNPSEQIVEALGRALRLSGAEREHLFHLAGLVPPGRGTVPAHITPGVHRMLDRLTGTPVAVFDAAWNLLLANPLYAALMGDPSGWRGNERNAVWRNLVGPGSHVRHTPEARREFETTVVADLRATARRYPADQRLRRLVEELRANSDRFAELWESEAVGHHEASRKTIDHPQLGPVTLDCDVLNVAGSDLRIMVYTAEPGTRDAEQVALLGVIGTQTLVERGAAERG; encoded by the coding sequence ATGGCGAGTACGGAGTTCGGGCGGACGGTCCGGCGCTGGCGGGACCGGGTCTCCCCCGAGGCGGCCGGGCTCCCCGTCGGCGGGCACCGACGCGCGGCCGGACTGCGCCGCGAGGAGCTGGCCCTGCTGGCCGGGATCTCGGTCGACTATGTCACCCGTCTCGAACAGGGCCGGGCGAGCAACCCCTCGGAGCAGATCGTCGAGGCGCTCGGCCGGGCGCTGCGACTGTCCGGCGCCGAGCGCGAACACCTCTTCCATCTCGCCGGACTGGTCCCGCCGGGACGCGGCACCGTGCCCGCCCACATCACCCCCGGCGTGCACCGGATGCTGGACCGGCTGACCGGAACGCCCGTCGCGGTCTTCGACGCGGCATGGAACCTGCTGCTGGCCAACCCGCTGTACGCGGCCCTGATGGGTGACCCGTCCGGGTGGCGCGGCAACGAGCGCAACGCGGTGTGGCGCAACCTCGTGGGCCCGGGCAGCCACGTCCGCCACACCCCCGAGGCCCGACGCGAGTTCGAGACCACCGTCGTCGCCGACCTGCGCGCGACCGCGCGCCGGTATCCGGCGGACCAGCGGCTGCGGCGCCTGGTCGAGGAGTTGCGCGCGAACAGCGACCGGTTCGCCGAGCTGTGGGAGTCCGAGGCCGTGGGCCACCACGAGGCCTCGCGCAAGACCATCGACCATCCGCAGCTGGGTCCCGTGACGCTCGACTGCGACGTACTCAACGTCGCGGGCAGCGACCTGCGCATCATGGTCTACACGGCGGAGCCGGGAACGCGGGACGCCGAGCAGGTCGCCCTCCTCGGGGTCATCGGCACCCAGACACTCGTGGAGCGCGGGGCGGCCGAACGAGGCTGA
- a CDS encoding GNAT family N-acetyltransferase, with translation MPSRLETARLTLRPWSDSDAEGHSALFAERGAGPLPVERSREIIAAQLAAAASTGIALLPVDRRDTGAFLGYVGRASLDEPEIAYELFRSAHGHGYATEAACAVLAAASTTGRGRVWATVRTWDAPSFRVLEKLGFERDHVSADDRGELVWLTRALPRRGGVPDGRSTACRA, from the coding sequence ATGCCGTCACGCCTCGAGACCGCCCGGCTGACGCTGCGGCCGTGGTCCGACTCCGATGCCGAGGGACACAGCGCGCTCTTCGCGGAACGGGGTGCGGGACCGCTCCCGGTCGAACGGAGCCGCGAGATCATCGCGGCCCAGCTCGCCGCGGCGGCGTCGACCGGCATCGCTCTGCTGCCCGTCGACCGCCGCGACACGGGCGCCTTCCTCGGCTACGTCGGCCGGGCCTCCCTCGACGAACCCGAGATCGCGTACGAGTTGTTCCGAAGCGCGCACGGGCACGGCTACGCGACCGAGGCGGCCTGCGCGGTGCTCGCCGCCGCGAGCACGACCGGGCGCGGGCGGGTCTGGGCGACCGTGCGCACCTGGGACGCCCCCTCGTTCCGCGTCCTCGAAAAGCTCGGGTTCGAGCGGGACCACGTCTCGGCCGACGACCGCGGCGAGCTGGTGTGGCTCACGCGCGCGCTGCCGCGGCGCGGCGGAGTGCCTGACGGCAGGTCGACAGCATGCCGGGCATGA
- a CDS encoding DUF4236 domain-containing protein, which produces MPLTFRKSFRILPGVRLNINRHSWSITTGGRHGPHHTRSSTGRRTSSMDLPGPFGWRRTTRRRER; this is translated from the coding sequence ATGCCTCTCACGTTCCGCAAGAGCTTCCGCATCCTTCCCGGGGTGCGGCTGAACATCAACCGGCACTCGTGGTCGATCACCACGGGCGGCCGGCACGGGCCGCACCACACCCGCAGCAGCACCGGACGCCGCACCTCGTCGATGGATCTGCCGGGCCCCTTCGGCTGGCGGCGCACGACGCGTCGACGGGAGCGCTGA
- a CDS encoding response regulator transcription factor, which produces MVNTAYDTARETPAASPWAAVGVSAFDEVLYQAILNQPDAGAAGWALLTGASPARVREACNRLLTLGLLQPPDSMGGLRAVDPRVAIRALIRRRETESELLAATAEEMATAYEAGLLREEPSRLVEVASGEGAIAARLEEMYARAEHEVCLFDTPPYLAPPAPQVDLQADLLSRGIVSRGIYAATGLEDPKVLSRALSMVELGEQARVLPTVPLKLLVVDGCRALLPLTASVAGGYCAVVVWHSAVTEALQKLFELAWQQATPLGQPVSDGELTEDERTLTRLLAAGMKDEAVARHLGVSLRTLRRRVSDLQERLGAASRFQLGMRAAQRGWV; this is translated from the coding sequence ATGGTGAACACGGCATACGACACGGCAAGGGAGACCCCTGCCGCGAGCCCCTGGGCCGCGGTGGGGGTCTCCGCGTTCGACGAGGTGCTGTACCAGGCAATCCTCAACCAGCCCGACGCCGGCGCGGCCGGCTGGGCGCTGCTGACCGGTGCCTCCCCGGCCCGGGTCCGCGAGGCCTGCAACCGGCTGCTCACGCTCGGGCTGTTGCAACCACCGGACTCCATGGGCGGGTTACGGGCGGTCGACCCCCGGGTGGCGATCCGCGCGCTGATCCGGCGGCGCGAGACGGAGTCCGAACTGCTGGCCGCCACCGCCGAGGAGATGGCGACCGCGTACGAGGCGGGGCTGCTTCGCGAGGAGCCGTCCCGGCTGGTCGAGGTGGCCTCCGGCGAGGGCGCCATCGCGGCACGCCTGGAGGAGATGTACGCGCGCGCCGAGCACGAGGTGTGCCTTTTCGACACACCGCCGTATCTCGCCCCGCCCGCTCCTCAGGTGGATCTCCAGGCCGATCTGCTCAGCCGCGGAATCGTCTCTCGGGGGATCTACGCGGCGACCGGCCTGGAGGATCCGAAGGTCCTGTCCCGCGCCCTGAGTATGGTCGAACTCGGCGAGCAGGCCCGGGTGTTGCCGACCGTGCCGCTCAAGCTGCTGGTGGTCGACGGATGCCGCGCGCTGCTGCCGCTGACCGCCTCCGTGGCCGGCGGCTACTGTGCCGTCGTGGTGTGGCACTCGGCGGTCACCGAGGCCTTGCAGAAGCTCTTCGAGCTGGCCTGGCAGCAGGCGACCCCGCTCGGCCAGCCGGTCTCCGACGGTGAACTCACCGAGGACGAGCGGACGTTGACCCGGCTGCTGGCCGCCGGGATGAAGGACGAGGCGGTCGCCCGTCACCTGGGGGTGAGCCTGCGGACACTGCGCCGCCGGGTGAGCGATCTGCAGGAGCGGCTGGGCGCGGCGAGCCGTTTCCAGCTGGGGATGCGGGCGGCGCAGCGCGGCTGGGTGTAG